A genomic region of Alnus glutinosa chromosome 11, dhAlnGlut1.1, whole genome shotgun sequence contains the following coding sequences:
- the LOC133882693 gene encoding LYR motif-containing protein At3g19508, which produces MLCGEMEKALRVYGEVLRLVRLLPKDTRPYYAKYLRENFVNYREVDANDSNTIDELFHRAYNHSIWVLNKYSVDQSAADKLKDICYG; this is translated from the exons ATGCTTTGTGGAGAGATGGAGAAAGCGCTGAGAGTCTATGGTGAGGTCCTCAGGCTGGTGAGGCTGTTGCCGAAAGACACCAGGCCTTACTACGCCAAGTACCTCCGCGAAAACTTCGTTAACTACAGAGAAGTCGACGCCAACGATTCAAATACAATCGACGAGCTCTTCCATCGCGCTTACAACCACTCCATCTGGGTGCTCAACAAG TATTCGGTGGATCAATCGGCCGCAGATAAGCTGAAGGACATCTGTTACGGGTAG
- the LOC133881448 gene encoding uncharacterized protein LOC133881448 — translation MLDIWSWIDELPNSDEWDKSDSPPVLELASSGPSQESSTRSIQLMAERTSLSDTDASVTFTVCLQGFDLNNAQATLWVSDSCTLSSRTSPKPFLPLLLQLLQEIISRSPTAHNSTCPRSQLQKLKPDPVSWIMDSHSLESLSRFFNLVFLTRLFWLCACDAPSEVGSFYFHSLLAPNIEALSCKDVPVLRTFLVTVGVDAELCFMRALGYMLAKWLILNEMRVGLQTLTPAQNFGFSYATEAHGFWVLKGYSPVLGMRLTRSNCQSIHLPAIELKDSVLRYALAHQQLEAVIQFEYSVGFYDGFLQVNARVDNMRLHVAKLGFNESDDVDFADERHFPSRVRVWIGPEVGATYVAGVSLGRSTNNEEKEVEVQKTVKGSFRKSKAPRVKAAARTSTRTKTRNWRWEQDTEGNAAIFDAVFHDNVTGLEVATWKPVTGGGKLGHGSENRYIGSSRPLTKTGGLVFAGDEYGEGVGWRLSKEMEGSVLKWRIGGQVWVSYFPNEVKSSYFETRCVEWCDEVDLPLIPGKLCV, via the coding sequence ATGTTGGATATTTGGTCATGGATAGATGAGCTCCCCAACTCGGACGAGTGGGACAAGTCTGACTCACCACCAGTCCTTGAACTCGCGAGTTCCGGACCTAGTCAGGAGAGCTCGACTCGGTCGATCCAGCTCATGGCCGAGCGCACCTCCTTGTCCGACACGGACGCGTCGGTGACATTCACCGTATGCTTACAGGGCTTTGACCTTAACAACGCCCAGGCGACTCTCTGGGTCTCTGACTCGTGCACTCTCTCCTCACGGACCTCACCCAAACCCTTCCTCCCGCTGCTACTCCAGCTCCTCCAAGAGATCATATCCCGCTCACCCACGGCGCACAATAGCACTTGCCCCAGGTCACAGCTCCAGAAGCTAAAACCCGACCCGGTTTCGTGGATTATGGACTCTCACTCGCTAGAGTCGCTATCCAGGTTCTTCAACCTCGTCTTCCTCACTCGCCTGTTCTGGCTGTGTGCATGCGACGCTCCCAGCGAAGTGGGCTCGTTCTACTTCCATTCCTTGCTGGCTCCAAACATCGAAGCCTTGTCGTGCAAGGACGTGCCGGTTCTGAGAACGTTTTTAGTCACGGTGGGTGTGGATGCCGAGCTGTGCTTTATGCGCGCCCTTGGGTACATGTTAGCAAAATGGTTGATTTTGAACGAGATGCGCGTGGGATTACAAACGTTAACACCAGCTCAGAACTTCGGGTTCTCTTACGCTACGGAGGCTCATGGGTTCTGGGTGTTGAAGGGTTACTCGCCGGTGCTGGGGATGAGACTCACGCGCTCCAACTGCCAGAGTATTCATCTTCCTGCTATTGAACTGAAGGACTCTGTGCTAAGATACGCCCTGGCGCACCAGCAGTTAGAGGCCGTTATTCAGTTTGAATATTCAGTTGGATTCTACGACGGGTTTCTTCAGGTGAACGCACGTGTCGATAACATGAGACTCCACGTGGCGAAGTTGGGTTTCAACGAAAGCGATGACGTGGACTTCGCCGACGAGAGGCACTTCCCGTCGAGGGTTCGGGTTTGGATCGGGCCGGAAGTCGGGGCGACATACGTGGCCGGAGTGAGCTTGGGTCGATCCACGAACAATGAGGAGAAAGAAGTGGAAGTGCAAAAGACAGTGAAGGGTAGTTTCAGAAAATCGAAGGCTCCGAGGGTGAAAGCCGCGGCGAGGACTTCGACGAGGACGAAGACGAGGAATTGGAGGTGGGAGCAGGACACGGAGGGAAACGCAGCAATTTTCGATGCTGTTTTTCACGACAACGTGACGGGCCTCGAAGTTGCCACGTGGAAGCCAGTTACTGGTGGTGGTAAACTGGGACACGGTTCTGAGAACCGGTATATCGGGTCGAGCAGACCGCTTACGAAAACCGGGGGGTTGGTTTTTGCCGGAGATGAGTACGGAGAGGGAGTGGGTTGGAGGTTGAGCAAAGAGATGGAAGGGAGCGTGTTGAAGTGGAGGATAGGAGGGCAGGTTTGGGTGAGTTATTTCCCTAACGAGGTGAAGAGTTCATATTTTGAGACAAGGTGTGTGGAGTGGTGTGATGAGGTTGATTTGCCTTTGATTCCTGGTAAATTGTGTGTGTAA